CGGTCCGTCCCGGCCGACTCGAGGACGACTTCGTCGCCGACCGCGAGGCCGAACGCCTCGTCGCCGCGCCCCCGATTGACGTCCAATTCGACGTAGCCGTGGCTCCCGACCGTCGCGAGTCGCTCCCCGACCGGCACAGCGGCGAAGGTCTCCCCGACGGGAACCGTCTCGCCGTTGGCGACGATCCGATCGCGGCCGGCGAGGACGTCGCCGGGAACGTTCGTGATGACGTTGCCGAAGTCGTCGACGACCAGCACCTCACCGACGGCGCGGTCGTCCTCGAGCGTCGGCTCCGGAAGCGAACAGTCGACGGGATCGCCGTCGAGCGGATCGAGCCACTCGAGGTCGGCCAGCGCGTCGACGCCGGCCTCGTGGACGTCGGCGGCGGCGGGCGCGAAGACGTCCCGGCCGTGGAAGGTGGCGCTGGCCGGTCCCTCTCGGCCGCCGCCTTCGTTCTCACCGGCGTCGGAGTCCGCCGAGAGCGCCGTCGCGCTCGGACCGAACGAGCCGCCCGCGGGCTCGACCGGATCGAGTCTCGTCTCGTCGACGACGTACGTCTCGAGGGCGGCGTCCCGACCGCCGACGAGCCGACGGGCGGCGGGGAGCAAGACGCCGTTGTCGGGCCCGACGAGCGCGTGCTCGCCCGCGCGAACGACGATCGCGTTGCGGTCGGTGCCGACGCCCGGGTCGACCACGACGAGGTGCACGGCCGGCGGAAAGTACGGTAGCACCTCGCGGAGCCAGAACGCGGCGGCGCGGACGTCCTGCCGGGGGAAATCGTGGGCGACGTCGACCAGTCTGGCGTCCGTTCGCCGACAGAGCACTCCCTTCATCGCCGCGGGGTACGGCGTCCCGAAATCCGACGCGAGCGTGATCATGGGCGGCGGTAGGAGGCGGGCAGTGAAAATCGATACGTCTCGTTGTCGGCCGGCCGTCTCGAGGGCTCCGGCGGCCGCGGTCACAGCTCGTTCCGCCGGGGACGGGACTCGAGGGCGGTCAGTCGCCGTTCGAATCCGAGTCGCTGATCATCTGGATGCGTTCGATGCCGCCGATCTCGTCGACGGTGTCGACGACCGGTTCGGGGACCAGCGACTCCCAGTCGCCGCCCGTGATCATCCGCTCGCGGACCTCGCTACCCTCCAGAACCTCCCGGTTGAACATCGGGGACTGGCGGATGTCGATGTCGGCCTCGCGGAACAGCTGGATGACCAGCGGATTGTTCGAGTAGGCGACGTCGAAGTCCGGGCTCATGCTCTGGACGTGGCTCACCCACACCGAGTTCCGTTCTAAGTCCTCGATCGGCACGGCGTAGGTGACGAGGTCGTAGTCGACGAGCGACTTCGTGATCATCATGATGCGTTCGCCCGCCGTGAACGGGTTGCGCACGGTGTGTGAGTCGTCGGCGCTCCCGATCCCGAGCACGAGCTCGTCGACGTCCTCGGCGATCTGTTCGACCATGCTGAGGTGGCCGTTGTGGAAGGGCTGAAACCGGCCGATGTAGAACCCCCGGGTCATGCCGGAACCTGCTCGGGCGGCGTGCATAAGCGTGGCGAGTTCGCCGACGCGTCGTCGGGGTAGCGGTCGTCGCGATCGTCGGAGTAATGTGATCTATGCTACCATACAATATCCGCCGAAATAGCGTTCGACGAGGACGACGCGTCGAATCGCTGAACCACCCCGTCGGCCGCTGTGGGGCCGATATTCAGCCACTGTCACCATCCTCCGCATGGAGAAAGTATATCAGTCCCAATCCCTTCGAATCAGGTACTGAACAGAGTTCTATGAGTAACGATACGAACGTTGACGACCCTCCCGAAGACGCCACCGACGCTGGACCTGACGAGGAGCAGGGCCAGCCGCGGCCCCAGGACACGGAGCCGGAGTCGGAGCGTCAGGGAGAACGGTCGCCGCTCGAGGAGGACGGTGACCAGCGCGACGACGTCGACGACGGGGACGAGTTCGACGATCCGATCGACGAGTTCGAGCCGGATTCGAGCGAGGACGACATCGAAACCGTCGAAGATCTCGGCAGCGAAGTCGAGGTCGATCCGGGCGTCGAAATCGACGAGGATATCGCCGAGGACGATCTGCTCGGCGGTCTCAAAATCGATTCGACGGAGGAAATCGAGGTTCCCGACCGGCTCGTCGACCAGGTCATCGGCCAGGACGAAGCACGCGATATCATCATCAAGGCAGCCAAGCAGCGTCGCCACGTCATGATGATCGGCTCGCCGGGGACCGGCAAGTCGATGCTGGCGAAGGCGATGAGTCAGCTGCTCCCCCAGGAGGATCTCCAGGACGTCTTAGTCTACCACAACCCGGACGACGGCAACGAGCCGAAGGTCCGAACCGTCCCGGCGGGGAAGGGCGAACAGATCATCGACGCCCACAAGGAGGAGGCTCGCAAGCGCAACCAGATGCGCTCGATCCTGATGTGGATCATCGTCGCGATCATCCTCGCGTACGCGATCCTCGTCGCCGGGAACATTCTGCTCGGCATCCTCGCGGCCGGGATCGTCTGGCTGATCTTCCGCTACACCAACCGCGGCAGCGACGCGATGGTGCCCAACATGATCGTCAACAACGGCGACAAGCGCACCGCGCCGTTCGAGGACGCGACCGGCGCCCACGCCGGCGCGCTGCTGGGCGACGTCCGTCACGACCCCTTCCAGTCCGGCGGCATGGAGACGCCGAGCCACGACCGCGTCGAACCCGGCTCGATCCATCAGGCCAACAAGGGCGTGCTGTTCGTCGACGAGATCAACACGCTCGACATCCGCACCCAGCAGAAGCTGATGACCGCGATCCAGGAGGGCGAGTTCGCCATCACGGGCCAGTCCGAGCGCTCCTCGGGCGCGATGGTCCAGACCGAGCCCGTCCCCTGTGACTTCATCATGATCGCGGCCGGCAACCTGGACGCGATGGAGAACATGCACCCCGCGCTCCGGAACCGTATCAAGGGGTACGGGTACGAGGTGTACATGGAGGACACCATCGAGGACACCCCCGAGATGCGGCGCAAGTACGCGCGCTTCATCGCTCAGGAGGTCGAACGCGACGGTCGTCTGCCCCACTTCACCGACGACGCCGTCGAGGAGGTCATCCTCGAGGCCAAGCGTCGCTCGGGTCGGAAGAACCACCTCACGCTGCACTTCCGGACGCTGGGCGGGCTCGTCCGCGTCGCGGGCGACATCGCCCGCTCGGAGGATCGGGAGTTCACCACCCGCGAGGACGTCCTGCAGGCCAAGGGCCGCTCGCGCTCGATCGAGCAACAGCTCGCCGACGACTACATCGAGCGCCGCAAGGACTACGAACTCGAGGTCGCCGACGGCGGCGTCGAGGGACGGGTCAACGGTCTCGCCGTCATGGGCGAGGACTCGGGGATCATGCTCCCGGTCATGGCCGAGATCGCGCCCGCACAGGGCGGCGGTCAGGTGATCGCCACCGGGAAGCTCAAGGAGATGGCCGAGGAGTCGGTCCAGAACGTCTCCGCGATCATCAAGAAGTTCTCCGACGTCGACCTCTCGGAGAAGGACATCCACATCCAGTTCGTCCAGGCCGGCCAACAGGGCGTCGACGGCGACTCCGCCTCCATCACGGTGGCGACCGCCGTCATCAGCGCGCTCGAGGACATCCCGGTCGATCAGTCGGTCGCGATGACCGGCTCGCTGTCGGTCCGGGGCGACGTGCTCCCGGTCGGCGGGGTCACCCACAAGATCGAGGCCGCCGCGAAGGCCGGCTGCTCGAAGGTCATCATCCCGAAGGCCAACGAGCAGGACGTGATGATCGAAGACGAGTACGAGGAGATGATCGAGATCATCCCGTGTTCGAACATCAGCGAAGTGCTCGACGTCGCGCTGATGGGCGAACCCAAGAAGGACTCCCTGGTCGATCGCCTCAAGTCGATCACCGGCTCGGCGTTCGACGGGAGCCAGGGCACCGTCGGCAGCGGCTCCAACCCGAGCCCGCAGTAACGAGTACCGATCAATGGCCCAGTGGGCGACGTTCGCGGGCGTTACGGGCGTCGTCCTCGTTTTGCTGCTCGTTCTCTCACACCTGACACAGAGCGCGTTTTCCGACGACGATTCGACCGCCAGCGACGGCGCCGATACTGCGTCCCCGCAGTCCGCGTCCGCCTCGAGCGCTCGAGACGACAGCCCCGAGTTCGACTCGGAGAGCGATCGTCGCGATTCACACGACCCGGCCGCGCCCGCCGACGGCGAGGCGGGGGGCGCCGACTCGAGTGCGGGTGCGGATGCAGATACGGACGCGGAGACTGCGGCCGAATCGGAGTCCGATGCGACGGCCGATCGCGACGGCCGTTCTGCGGCCCCTGACCGTCCGACCACCGCGAACGATCCGACGACTTCGGAGCGGGCGGTCGGGCCGCAACGGACGGAGTCGCCGTCCGACCCCGCGAGAATAACCGAGCCCGGTGCGCACTCCGACGGACGGCCGCAACAGGAACTCGATCCGCGGTCGCTGTCCGCGGGGGAACTCCTGGCGAACGTCGCGCTCTCGCAGGGGCTGTTCGCGAGCGTCCTCCTCGGGGCGGTCCTCTACACCGGGATCCCCGTCGGCGCGCTGGGGATCGAGTTCTCGACGGCGTTCCTCCGACAGGGCCTCGTACTGGGGACGGCGGCCGGACTCGTCCTCTACGCGGCCAACGAGATCGGCGCCGCGGCGGCGACGCACATCGGGTTCGACCACGACGAACGGCTGCGGACGCTGCTGGCGCCCGACACGACCTGGGAGTGGCTGGTGCTGCTGGCGTTCGTGCTCCCGCTGATCGCCGGCTTCGAGGAACTGCTGTTCCGGGCGGCGCTGATCGGCGCGCTCTCGACCGGCTTCGGCGTCGATCCGTGGCTGCTGGCGATCGTCTCCTCGATCGCGTTCGCCCTCGGCCACGGGATGCAGGGGTCGGTCGGCATCCTCGTCACCGGGCTGCTCGGGTTCGTCCTCGCGGCGGTCTTCGTCGTCACCGGGAGCTTTCTGGTCGTCTTCGTCGCCCACTACCTGATCAACGCCCTCGAGTTCGTCGTCCACGAGGGCCTCGAGTTCGACTGGGCCGAGACCCTCGAAAGCTAAGGGGGTGGGCTCGGTCGGTATTGGTATGGCTACGAACGGGCCCGACGAGGTTCCGGCGGCGATCTACCGCGGGATCTTCCTCGCCGTCGTCTTCTACTTCGTCCTCCTGATCTACGGGCAGGTCGCCGGCGAGCCGCTGGCGACCTACGCCGCCGAGTTCGTCTTCGCCGTGATCGCGATCGGCGTCGGCACGATTCTCTTCCTGCAACGGGGGACGCGAGTCGCCCCGCGGGCGACCCTCGGCGCGGCCGCCTGTCTCGTCGCCGGCGGCGTCCTCCAGTTGACGTTCCTGTTCACCCGGGTGCCGTCGCTCGATCAGGCGTCCTCCTTCGCCGTCTTCGCCGGCATCGGGCTCTACATCTACGCCGTCTGGATCGTCGACTAACGAAGAGAGCGGTGACTACTGAGGTCGTGTCGACTGCCGCGAAGGCGATCTGGTCGAACCGACGGAGCGGCGAGAAACCGGTTCCGTGTCTCGAGTGCCGCCACCGAACTCGAGAGCGGCTACAGTTCCTCGAGCGAGCGCAACTTCTGTTCGACGGCCGGGGGCGCGGCGCTGGGCCCGTCGCGCACGCGATGGTCCGGAATAAGGATCGGCGCCGGATTCTGGTCCAGGGCGGTTCGGACGAGGATGACGTCGTCCTCGTCCTCGTGGTCGAGTCCGGAGGTCATCCGCGCGAGCGTGTCGACGGTGACCTGATCGCCGTAGGGAATCTCCCGGACCGATTCGAGGACGGCCCGCTGGTCGGTCGGCACCGTCAGGGCGACCTGCACGTCGTCGAAGATGATCTCCTCGAGTCCGTCGAGGTACTCGAAGATGCGGTCGAGCACGGGGTGGTCCGCCTCGGCGTCGTCGTCGGGTCGCTCGGGAAACGTGACGCTCAGCACGCGCCCGCTGGCGGCCCCGAGCTGGACGTGTCGATCGAGGTACGACGATTCCCGCGCGTAGATTCCGGCGTCCGTGACGTCCTCCATACGTCGTCGTAAGCGATAGGGACTTGAATAATCGCCGGTCGACGCGCTCGAGCGAAACGCGGCTGCGCGAAACGCGGTTCCGCACGACCTCATTGCAACGAAGACACGAGCGCTCCGCCACTTCTGGCGACGGTGAGCGCCACGCCCACTCCAACGATTGCGGTCCTCGCTCCGTCGGGTCGCTGCGGTTCTCATCCCTCACGGTGTTATCGACCGGCCTCGCTACCGCTCACGCGTCACTCCGTCCCCCGTTCGCAGTCGAGGTGCGACCGACGGGCGCACCTCGCTTTGCTCGGCCGATCGACAGCGCGCGCCACCGCAAGATCGAACTGCTCGAGAATCGCGCCCCGATGGCGCAAGCCTTTTGTACATATGAGTACGTCGATGTACAACAATGGAGACTGATACGGATCTCGCACCGGCGGTCGAGTCGATCCTCGAGGCCGCCCGGGAGCGCCCCGGAGGCGACGAGGTCGTCGACGTCGACGCGCGGTCGCTGCCCGACGCCGTCGCGCGGGCCGAGGCCGACGGCCGCGTTCCGGTGATCGCCGAGGTAAAGCCGACGAGCCCCACCGCCGACGGAACTCGCGACGACGACCCCGTCGAACTGGCGGAGGCGATGGTCGCGGGCGGCGCGACGGCGATCTCGGTGCTCACCGAGCCGAGCCACTTCGGCGGATCCGCCGAGTCGCTGACCCGGATCCGCGAGGCCGTCGACGTCCCCGTCCTCCGGAAGGACTTCCTCCTCCGCGAGGCGCAGTTGGACGCCGTCGCGGCCGATCTCCTGTTGCTGATCGTCCGCTTCCTCGAGCCCGAGACGCTCGAGGACCTCGTGGCCGCGGCCCGCGAACGCGGCTTCCAGCCGCTCGTCGAGGTCCACGACCGGGCGGAACTCGAGACCGCCCTCGAGGCGGGCGCCGAGATTATCGGCGTCAACAACCGGGATCTGGCGCGACTCGAGGTCGACCTCGAAACCTTCGAGTCGGTGGCGCCCCACGCGAGACGTGTGACACGTCACGATGGAGCGAACGGCGACACCGCGAGCACCGCTCCGGACGACGTGACGCTGATCGCCGAGAGCGGCGTGTCCTCGCCCGCGGACGTCCGCCGGATGCGCGCGGCGGGTGCCGACGCCCTGCTGGTCGGCAGCGCCATCATGGACCACGGCGCGGGCGACAGCGACGTCACCGAGAACACCCGGCGATTGGTCGAGGCGGAGGACGACGAGACATGAGCGAGTACACACCCACCGACGGAGACGAGCAATGAGCACGAGCGATCCCGAACACAACCGCGAGCGCGACAGCGAGGCCACGTTCGGCGACTACGGCGGCCAGTACGTCCCCGAGGCCCTGATGCCGGCGCTGCAGGAACTCGAGGACGCCTACGAGCGCTACGTCCTCGAAAACGAGGACGGCTTCATGGACGAGTTCCGCGAGCGGATGCGCGATTTCGGCGGGCGACCGACGCCGCTCCAGCGCGCGGACCGACTCAGCGAGCGCTACGACCGCGAGATCTACCTCAAGCGCGAGGATCTGGTCCACGGCGGCGCCCACAAGCTGAATAATGCACTCGGACAGGTATTGCTCTCCAAGTATATGGGCAAGGAACGAGTCATCGCCGAGACCGGCGCCGGCCAGCACGGCACCGCGACGGCGATGGCCGCGGCCCACCTCGACATGCCCTGCGAGATCTACATGGGCCGGACGGACGTCAACCGCCAGCGGCCGAACGTCTACCGGATGCGGATGAACGGGGCCGAGGTAAACCCCGTCGAAGCCGGCAGCGGGACGTTGAAGGAAGCGATCAACGAGACGTTCCGCGACTGGGCGACCACCGTCGAGACGACCCACTACGTGATCGGTAGCGTGGTCGGTCCGCACCCGTTCCCGAAACTGGTCCGGGACTTCCAGGCCGTCATCGGCCGCGAGGCCCGCGAGCAGATCCGAGAGAAGGCCGGCCGCCTGCCCGACAGCGTCGTCGCCTGCGCCGGCGGCGGCTCGAACACGATGGGGACCTTCCACGAGTTCGTTCCGGATGACGACGTGGCCCTCTATGCGGTCGAGGCCGGCGGCTCGAGCCTCGGGGTCGACGAGGAAGAAGGCGTCGCGCCGAACTCCGCGACGCTCTCGACGGGGACCGACGGCGTCCTCCACGGCGCGATGACCAAGCTACTCCAGAGCGAGGAGGGTCAGATCGTGGAGTCCCACAGCGTCAGCGCGGGACTGGACTACGCGGGCGTCGGCCCGGAACTCGCCAACCTCGTCGAGACGGACCGCGTGACCCCGGTCAACGTCGACGACGACGCCGCGCTCAACGGCTTCCACCGGCTGTCGAACCTCGAGGGGATCATCCCGGCGCTGGAGTCGAGTCACGCGCTCGGCTACCTCGAGGAATCGCACGACGAGCTGGGCGATCTCGTCGTCGTCAACGTCTCGGGCCGCGGCGACAAGGACTTAGAGACGGTCCTCGAGGAGACCGAGAAACGCGATCTCGAGGCGGCACCGGACGTGGAGGTGTTCGACGGATGACCGACGATTCGAACGCCGCCCCAGAAAGCGACATCGAGACCGCCATCCGCGAGAACGACCCCGCGCTCATCACCTACATCACCGCGGGCGATCCCTCGCTCGAGGACACCAAGCGATACGTCGAGGCCCTCGATCGGGGCGGCTCGGACCTGATCGAACTCGGCCTGCCGTTCTCGGAACCGGTCGCCGAGGGCGCGACGATCCAGGCCGCGATCAACCGGGCGCTCGACGCGGGGACGACCCCCGAAGGCTTCTTCGAGCTGGTCGACGACCTCGAGACCGAGGCGCCGCTGCTGGTGATGACATATTACAACATGATCCTGCAATACGGATCCGAGCCCGACGTTCGGCCGTTCGTCGAGCGCGCGGCCGAGGCCGGCCTCTCGGGGATCATCGTCCCCGACCTCCCCGCCGAGGAGGCCGACCCGCTGCGCGAGGCCTGCGACGATCACGGCCTCGATCTGGTCTTCATCGTCGCGCCGACGACCGAAGGCGAGCGCCTCGAGACGATCATGTCGCAGGTCTCGGGCTTCGCCTACGTCCAGGCCCGCCTCGGGACGACGGGCGCCCGCGCGGACGTCTCGACGGCGACCCACGAGAGCTTGGAACGCCTCTCGGAGTACGACGTCCCCAAGGCGGTCGGCTTCGGCGTCAGCGAGGGCGATCACGCGGCCGAGATCGTCGAGGCCGGCGCCGACGGCGTCATCGTCGGCAGCGCGCTGATAGACATCGTCGCCGGCAGCGACGATCCGGCGGCCGACCTCGAGGCCAAAGCCGAGGAACTCAAACGCGGCGCGGTTCGAGGAGCGGAGTCTCTCACGGTCGATACGGAAGATACACCGGAACCAGAACAGCCATAACCGCAAGATTGCTACACACTCGCAATGACTACTACAGGTATTGACGCGCGACTCGACAGAATCGGCACAGACGACTCCTACGTGATCATCCCGATGGACCACGGGATCACGATGGGGGCCGTTCAGGGACTGAAAGACATCGAAGCGACCATCGACGGCGTGACCCGGGGCGGCGCGGACGCCGTCCTCACCCAGAAGGGGATCGCCTCCCGCGTCCACGAGCACAAAAACGACAAAGGGTACATCGTCCACCTCAACGGCTCGACGACGATCGGTCCCGACGAGCAAGACAAACGGATGACCGGTACCGTCGAGGAGGCCGTCCGCGTCGGCGCCGACGCCGTCTCCTTCCACATCAACGTCGGCTCCGATCACGAACCCGACCAGATCTCCCAGCTCGCGGAGGTCACCGAAGACGCCCAGCGCCTCGGCATGCCGGTCCTCGCGATGGCCTACGCCCGCGGTCCGGGCGTCGACTCCGAGGATCCCGAGGCGCTCGGCCACGCCGTCCGCCTCGCCGAGGAACTCGGCGCCGACATCGTCAAAACGGGCTACAGCGGCGACGCCGAGAGCTTCGAACACGTCGTCGAATCGACGCGGCTGCCGGTCGTCATCGCCGGCGGCTCGAAGGGCACCGACCGCGAAACGATCGAGATGGTCCGGGGCGTCATGGACGCCGGCGGCGCCGGCATCTCGATGGGGCGCTCGGTCTTCCAGCACGAGGATCCCGAAGCCATCGCGACCGCCGTCTCCGGCGTCGTCCACGACGATCTGTCGACCGACGAAGCGCTGGAAGCGGCCGGGCTGGCGCTTCAGGCCTGAACCGTACCCGTCTGCGATCGCTCCCACATCGACTTCACATCGACTCGAGGCGCGATCCGTGTTCCACCGCGACGAGTACCGGCCTCTAGTCGACGTACGTCGAGCGCTGTGAGGTGATCTCCGTCGCTTCGTTCTCTCGGTGACTCCCGGGTAGCCGGTTCCGCGTAACTCGTCTCGAGATCGACTGTCCGGCTCGCTTTGATGTCCGAGCGGTTGCAGTTGCCGGGTACTTATCCGTCGGTGGCCGGTGCAAGCCGAACCCACTCCCCCATCTTGCCTGTTTGGTGGGTATGGAATCACGATTCGCTGCGGTCACCCATCACATCACGCGCGCCGACCCACGTCTGGAGGTGGTCGCCGATGGCGAGTGAAACGTACGAGGTCGGCGGCGTGCAGGCGACGGTCGCCGATCTACTGGAAACGTACGGGCTCGGCGTGCTGTTCGCCGCGAACGTCTTCGGCGCGGGTTCGGTCTACATCCTGGCCGACACCGGCGCGAACTTCGCGTTCGCGCTGCTGTGGGTGCTCCCGCTGGCCTTTCTCATCGACATCGCGCTCCACGACATGTCGGCCCGGCTGGCGGTCTCCCGGGAACCGCTGACCGACTACGTCGTCGACTCCCTGCCCGGCCTCAGCGGCCGCGCCCTCATCGTCACGATGGCCGCGATGAGCGCCCTCTGGTCGATCTCGAACTACGCGATCGCCGGCGCTGCGCTGGCGTGGCTCGTCCCGGGACTGGACAACGTCCTCATCGGGATCCTGGTGGCGGCCGGCGTCGGCGTCGCGCTGGTGCAACTGCGGGTCTACGAGCGCATCGAGGGCGCGATCGCCGCGATGGTGATCACCGTCTTCGCCTCGTACGGCCTCCTGCTGGTCGGACTCGACATCCCCGTCGGCGACGTCGCCGCCGGACTCGTTCCGGCGCTGGTCAGCGATATCGGCTACCTCACGGCCGTCATCGCGCTGCTCGGAACGACGGTCTACTGGCCGAACTTCTTCATCCAGTCGAGCATGGGCCCGACCAAGGAGTGGACCGACGTCAACGCCTACCGGCGGGACAACGCCGCCGGGATCATGACGACGCTCACGATCGGCGCGTTCGTGATGATCGTCTCGGCGATCACGCTGACCGAAGGGACGATGACGCTCACCGGTCCCGGCGAACCGCTGGCGGCCACGCTCGGCCAGGGCGCGCTCTACGTCTTCCTGATCGCGGCGCTGTTGGCCAGCTTCAGTTCGGCGACCGGGACGCTGTTCGGCGCCGGCTACATGGTCCCGCAGGCGCTCGGCCACCACACCGTCTTCGGCGACGCGCGCTTTCGCGCGACCGTCGTCGGCCTCATCGTCTGCTCGGCGCTGGCCGCGTTCTGGCTGCTCGTCAACACCGGTCTCACCCCCGTCAGAATGGCGATCATCATGCCCGCGATCAACGGGCTGATCGCCCTGCCGGTCACCGTCCTCGGACTCATCGGCGCCGTCAACCGATACGGCGACGTCTCGAGGAAAGAGAACGTCGCCTTCGCGCTCGTCGCGCTCGTCCTGCTGGTCGGCAGCGCCCTGACGGCCGAGTCGCTCGCGACGACCCTCGCCGGCTGGCTCTAGACGGGCCGGGAATTTTTTCGGTCGGTCGCGTACCCGGCGTCGTGACTCGAGCGACGGTTCGGACCCACCGACTCGAGGAGACCGACACCGGCCACTACACCGAGTTACTGTCCGACGACGGGGCGAACGACGAGGTGCTGGTCTGTGCCGCCCACGGCGGGCAGGTCGAGCCCTGGACCGCCGAGCAGGCGATCGCGCTGACGGCCCGTCTCCCGTCGGCCAGCTGTTGGGCCTGTCTCGGCTACGACGATCGGCGGAAACCGTTCGAGCTGTGGCATCCGCCGTCCAGCGCCTTCTCTCCCGAGGAGTACCCGCTGCTCGGCGAGATCGCCGACCGCGGGTTCGAGACGGTCGTCAGCTTCCACGGTCTCGGCGACGACCGCGTGCTCGTCGGCGGCGCCACCGACGCCGAGACGAAACGCCGCGTCAGCGACCGCCTCGAGACGGCTGTCTCGACGCCCGTCGAGTCGGTCTCCTCGGGCCCCTACGCCGGCGTCAGTCCGAACAACTTCGTCAACTGGCTCTCGCGGGACGGCGCGGGCGGCCTGCAACTCGAGCAGAGCCGAGCCGTCCGCGACGAGGAGCGCGCGGCCGTCGTCGGCGCCCTCGAGGCGCTCCGGAGCGACGGCGTGCTCTGACTCGCGCGGGTACGCTACTGGATCGAGGACGTTACGCGGAGCCCTCCGCGCCGATACCGAGCGGATCCGCCGCGATCAGATCCTCGACGATCGCGCTGCCAACGCGGG
This portion of the Haloterrigena gelatinilytica genome encodes:
- a CDS encoding NRAMP family divalent metal transporter, yielding MASETYEVGGVQATVADLLETYGLGVLFAANVFGAGSVYILADTGANFAFALLWVLPLAFLIDIALHDMSARLAVSREPLTDYVVDSLPGLSGRALIVTMAAMSALWSISNYAIAGAALAWLVPGLDNVLIGILVAAGVGVALVQLRVYERIEGAIAAMVITVFASYGLLLVGLDIPVGDVAAGLVPALVSDIGYLTAVIALLGTTVYWPNFFIQSSMGPTKEWTDVNAYRRDNAAGIMTTLTIGAFVMIVSAITLTEGTMTLTGPGEPLAATLGQGALYVFLIAALLASFSSATGTLFGAGYMVPQALGHHTVFGDARFRATVVGLIVCSALAAFWLLVNTGLTPVRMAIIMPAINGLIALPVTVLGLIGAVNRYGDVSRKENVAFALVALVLLVGSALTAESLATTLAGWL
- a CDS encoding poly-gamma-glutamate hydrolase family protein, translating into MTRATVRTHRLEETDTGHYTELLSDDGANDEVLVCAAHGGQVEPWTAEQAIALTARLPSASCWACLGYDDRRKPFELWHPPSSAFSPEEYPLLGEIADRGFETVVSFHGLGDDRVLVGGATDAETKRRVSDRLETAVSTPVESVSSGPYAGVSPNNFVNWLSRDGAGGLQLEQSRAVRDEERAAVVGALEALRSDGVL
- a CDS encoding 2-amino-3,7-dideoxy-D-threo-hept-6-ulosonate synthase, which translates into the protein MTTTGIDARLDRIGTDDSYVIIPMDHGITMGAVQGLKDIEATIDGVTRGGADAVLTQKGIASRVHEHKNDKGYIVHLNGSTTIGPDEQDKRMTGTVEEAVRVGADAVSFHINVGSDHEPDQISQLAEVTEDAQRLGMPVLAMAYARGPGVDSEDPEALGHAVRLAEELGADIVKTGYSGDAESFEHVVESTRLPVVIAGGSKGTDRETIEMVRGVMDAGGAGISMGRSVFQHEDPEAIATAVSGVVHDDLSTDEALEAAGLALQA